From the genome of Candidatus Endomicrobium procryptotermitis, one region includes:
- the thyX gene encoding FAD-dependent thymidylate synthase — protein sequence MKIRLLRFTTDPERACAVAARLCYIASGIDEISEELTKEKVKNLLGKIISSGHHSVLEHASFTFGAEGVSRALLAQLTRHRIASYSVQSQRYVKFKDGVEFVVPKTIKKDANLLKKYNDFLKSTEKLYKEYLDAGIPAEDARYILPNASATKIIITMNARELRHFFALRCCNRAQWEIREMACTMLVLARKEAPILFSDAGPDCIRHACQEDSPCGTPWKKNN from the coding sequence ATGAAAATAAGACTTTTAAGATTTACAACAGATCCCGAAAGAGCTTGCGCTGTAGCTGCAAGATTATGTTATATCGCTTCTGGAATAGATGAAATATCTGAAGAACTCACGAAAGAAAAGGTAAAAAATCTGCTTGGCAAAATCATTTCTTCAGGGCATCATTCTGTTCTAGAACATGCATCCTTTACTTTCGGTGCAGAAGGAGTTTCAAGGGCTTTGCTGGCACAGCTTACAAGGCACAGAATAGCCTCGTATTCAGTGCAAAGTCAAAGATATGTAAAATTTAAAGACGGAGTCGAGTTTGTCGTTCCAAAGACCATAAAAAAAGATGCAAACCTTTTAAAAAAATATAATGATTTTTTAAAAAGTACTGAAAAACTTTATAAAGAATATCTTGACGCTGGCATTCCTGCGGAAGACGCCAGATATATCCTGCCAAACGCTTCTGCTACAAAAATTATCATAACCATGAATGCAAGAGAATTAAGACATTTTTTTGCACTCAGATGCTGCAATAGAGCGCAATGGGAAATAAGAGAAATGGCGTGTACAATGCTTGTTCTGGCCAGAAAAGAAGCGCCGATATTATTTTCGGATGCAGGACCTGATTGCATAAGACATGCTTGTCAAGAAGATTCTCCATGCGGCACTCCCTGGAAAAAAAATAATTAA
- a CDS encoding secondary thiamine-phosphate synthase enzyme YjbQ has translation MKTYRKELVFNTAHRIDFINITKDVQKTVNESGIKDGIVLINAMHITASVFINDNESGLHNDYKRWLEELAPYEPLSLYQHNRTGEDNGDAHLKRQIMGREVVAAITYGELDFGPWEQIFYGEFDGMRRKRVLIKIIGE, from the coding sequence ATGAAAACGTACAGAAAAGAACTTGTTTTTAATACTGCACATAGAATAGACTTTATAAACATAACAAAGGATGTTCAAAAAACCGTCAACGAAAGCGGAATAAAAGACGGGATAGTACTGATTAACGCTATGCACATTACTGCCTCTGTTTTTATCAATGACAATGAATCCGGACTTCACAATGACTATAAAAGATGGCTTGAAGAACTTGCCCCATATGAGCCTCTTTCTCTTTATCAGCACAACAGAACAGGCGAAGACAATGGCGATGCACATTTAAAAAGGCAGATTATGGGAAGAGAAGTCGTAGCAGCAATAACCTATGGAGAGCTCGATTTTGGCCCATGGGAACAAATATTTTATGGCGAATTTGATGGAATGAGAAGAAAAAGAGTCCTTATTAAAATAATAGGCGAATAA
- a CDS encoding cation:proton antiporter has translation MHEVYHFLIALIVILTAAKIFGEIAVRLGQSGIVGELIAGVIIGPGVLGLVSETPVLANISELGAIILLFEVGLSTDIKEFARAGGWAAAVAFVGVFLPYCFGYFIFIHFGMSSTQAIFAGAVLTATSVGITARVFRDLKKLESEEAKVVLGAAVIDDVIGLTILAVVLKIVSGGTVTAGSVVQIAGTAVLFLILAIGAGLLIAPTLFKLVSKMKQENIIFVIGFAFCLLISALSSKFGLAPIVGAFAAGLVLSSTKQGAEIKTNLKPLSAFFVPIFFVLMGTNVELGTFNPFVAGNGTILFLTAILFAAAFIGKAAAGFAVFKKGINKLLVGASMVPRGEVGLIFAGIGFRNDVFGSNEYSSLVAVIMLTTFVTPFILKYLITKELKKGI, from the coding sequence ATGCATGAAGTTTATCATTTTTTAATCGCGCTCATCGTGATTTTAACCGCCGCAAAAATATTCGGTGAAATAGCTGTGAGATTAGGGCAAAGCGGCATCGTGGGAGAACTTATAGCCGGCGTTATTATAGGTCCCGGGGTTTTGGGGCTTGTCAGCGAAACTCCTGTGCTTGCAAATATTTCTGAACTTGGAGCAATAATACTGTTATTTGAAGTGGGACTTTCAACGGATATAAAAGAATTTGCCCGCGCTGGGGGCTGGGCTGCTGCTGTAGCTTTTGTGGGAGTTTTTCTCCCTTATTGTTTTGGATATTTCATATTTATTCATTTCGGGATGAGCAGTACTCAAGCGATTTTTGCCGGCGCGGTTCTTACGGCAACTTCCGTTGGAATAACCGCAAGAGTATTCAGGGATTTAAAGAAACTTGAAAGCGAAGAGGCAAAAGTCGTGTTGGGTGCCGCCGTTATTGATGATGTTATAGGTCTTACGATTCTTGCGGTTGTTTTAAAAATTGTTTCTGGTGGGACAGTTACAGCCGGAAGCGTTGTACAAATAGCGGGAACCGCTGTGTTATTTTTGATTCTTGCAATAGGTGCGGGACTTCTAATAGCTCCGACACTTTTTAAACTTGTATCAAAAATGAAACAGGAAAATATAATATTCGTGATAGGTTTTGCTTTCTGTCTTTTAATATCGGCGCTTTCTTCTAAGTTTGGTCTTGCCCCTATTGTCGGTGCTTTTGCTGCTGGTCTTGTTTTATCGAGTACAAAACAAGGTGCGGAAATAAAAACAAATCTCAAACCTCTTTCTGCATTTTTTGTTCCGATATTTTTTGTTTTGATGGGGACTAACGTTGAACTTGGTACGTTTAATCCTTTTGTCGCAGGAAATGGAACGATTCTTTTTTTAACTGCAATACTTTTTGCGGCGGCTTTTATAGGAAAAGCAGCCGCGGGGTTTGCCGTGTTTAAGAAAGGAATTAACAAGTTGTTAGTGGGAGCTTCCATGGTGCCCAGAGGCGAAGTAGGTTTGATATTTGCCGGAATAGGTTTTAGAAATGACGTTTTTGGTTCAAACGAATATAGCTCCCTTGTCGCAGTTATAATGCTTACTACTTTTGTTACACCATTTATTCTTAAATATTTGATTACAAAAGAATTGAAAAAAGGAATATAA
- the glyS gene encoding glycine--tRNA ligase subunit beta codes for MTNENIKNALLEIGTEEIPSLYIEPALKQIDEFAAKALSAAGLKYASLKTYATPRRLVLFIENLDEKSPGGTEEILGPSLKAAKDTEGNFTHAAVGFADKNGIKPEKLSIKTTEKGEYLCFVKKIIGEKTEKILPVFFLEIIKNISFPKTMVWEESMFRFARPIRSITALYGKKIINFKIADVKSSNRTIGLHAADNGKIVIDLPENYLLKMKNKSVIADQNERKEEIKKSIDYAVKDVGSVIADEALIDEINYLVEYPSAVLCDFDKKYLDLPQEVLTVCMKKSQKCFAINDKDGNFSNHFIGVRNGISRNLDIVKEGYEKVVAARLTDAEFFYHNDLRKGLRENFEKLKGVVFHKEMGTVYEKIERIKRITSLLNHEFNIGIDDNMLDKAVMFSKADLVSEMVFEYPELQGVMGKIYALKLGENAEIAHAVEQHYWPLSSFGKLPENKIAVLISLADKIDTLAANFSIGIEPSGSADPYGLRRAGIGVIRMITENFPQYDLTDILEKTFNYLPENVKSNPKYKNAPERLGRFFRQRIENILESEGYAADEVKAVVNALEHEKMKKLGTLRPKLDALINVKCKEDFISISSVFKRINNIISQAKKQNTAIAEDINETLMKESAELELYNAGKSAQSEVEDYLSKAQYDKIFDKVLELKPLIDNFFEKVMVMDKDEKIKKNRIALLNKVKNIFINFVDFSALQN; via the coding sequence ATGACTAATGAAAATATAAAAAATGCGCTTCTTGAAATAGGCACCGAAGAGATTCCGTCGTTATATATAGAGCCGGCTTTAAAGCAAATCGATGAATTTGCCGCAAAAGCTTTAAGTGCCGCAGGATTGAAATATGCGTCGTTAAAAACTTATGCAACACCCAGAAGACTTGTATTATTTATAGAAAATCTTGATGAAAAAAGTCCCGGCGGAACTGAAGAAATTTTAGGACCATCTTTAAAAGCAGCAAAAGATACGGAAGGCAATTTTACTCATGCGGCCGTAGGTTTTGCCGATAAAAATGGCATTAAACCGGAAAAACTTTCCATAAAAACCACAGAAAAAGGGGAGTATCTCTGTTTTGTTAAAAAAATCATAGGTGAAAAAACCGAAAAAATTCTTCCCGTATTTTTTTTGGAAATAATAAAAAATATTTCCTTTCCGAAGACTATGGTATGGGAAGAAAGCATGTTCAGGTTTGCACGCCCGATAAGAAGCATAACCGCCCTTTACGGCAAAAAGATTATCAATTTTAAAATAGCCGATGTTAAGTCTTCCAATCGGACTATAGGACTTCATGCGGCCGACAACGGAAAAATAGTTATAGACCTTCCGGAAAATTATCTCTTAAAAATGAAGAACAAATCCGTAATCGCAGATCAAAACGAAAGAAAAGAAGAAATAAAAAAGTCCATCGATTATGCCGTGAAGGATGTGGGAAGTGTGATTGCAGACGAAGCACTTATAGACGAAATAAATTATCTCGTAGAATATCCTTCCGCCGTGCTGTGTGATTTTGACAAAAAATACCTTGACCTTCCCCAAGAGGTTCTTACTGTATGCATGAAAAAAAGCCAAAAATGTTTTGCCATCAACGACAAAGACGGAAATTTTTCAAATCATTTTATCGGCGTCAGAAATGGCATTTCAAGAAATTTGGATATAGTTAAAGAGGGGTATGAAAAAGTCGTAGCCGCAAGACTTACCGATGCTGAGTTTTTTTATCATAACGATTTACGAAAAGGGCTTCGGGAAAATTTTGAAAAACTTAAAGGCGTTGTTTTTCATAAAGAGATGGGAACAGTTTATGAAAAAATCGAACGCATAAAACGAATAACATCTCTTTTAAATCATGAATTCAATATCGGCATAGATGACAATATGCTTGATAAGGCAGTTATGTTTTCCAAAGCGGATCTAGTGAGCGAAATGGTTTTTGAATATCCCGAACTTCAGGGAGTAATGGGAAAAATATACGCTCTTAAACTCGGAGAAAACGCAGAAATCGCACATGCTGTCGAACAGCATTATTGGCCTTTAAGCAGTTTCGGAAAACTGCCTGAAAATAAAATAGCCGTTTTAATATCTTTGGCTGACAAAATAGACACTTTAGCCGCTAATTTCTCCATAGGTATTGAACCGTCGGGTTCTGCCGATCCTTATGGACTGAGAAGAGCTGGGATAGGTGTTATAAGGATGATTACAGAAAACTTTCCGCAGTATGACTTGACAGACATTTTGGAAAAAACTTTCAATTATCTTCCTGAAAATGTAAAAAGCAATCCGAAATATAAAAACGCTCCAGAAAGACTTGGCAGATTTTTTCGTCAGAGAATAGAAAACATACTTGAAAGCGAAGGCTATGCGGCGGATGAAGTAAAAGCTGTAGTGAACGCTTTGGAACACGAGAAAATGAAAAAGCTCGGAACCCTGCGTCCAAAACTTGACGCCTTAATAAATGTAAAATGCAAAGAAGATTTTATTTCAATATCTTCGGTTTTTAAAAGAATAAATAATATTATAAGTCAGGCAAAAAAGCAGAATACGGCGATTGCGGAAGATATAAATGAAACTTTAATGAAAGAAAGTGCCGAACTGGAATTATATAATGCCGGCAAAAGCGCACAGTCAGAAGTCGAAGATTATCTTTCAAAAGCGCAATACGATAAAATTTTTGATAAAGTACTTGAACTCAAACCACTCATAGACAACTTTTTTGAGAAAGTCATGGTCATGGATAAAGATGAAAAGATTAAAAAAAACAGAATAGCGCTTTTAAACAAAGTAAAAAATATATTTATAAATTTTGTAGATTTCTCGGCATTGCAAAATTAA
- a CDS encoding adenylosuccinate synthase, translated as MATLVVIGTQWGDEGKGKVVHYLAKQADYIVRYQGGNNAGHTLIYENKPFVLHLIPSGILFPKKMCLITNGVVVDPRSLKEEIALLSKKKISLKGRFFISELAHVILPYHKLIDGILEQGNVKIGTTRRGIGPAYADKVKRIGIRIADYVEKDVFEDLLEKNLIEKAPILEKSGVNVKKLKNDILRDNKELSKFLKPFITDTSLMLDTAIKKNKKILFESAQGTLLDLDFGTYPFVTSSNPIAGGVGTGAGIGPSNIDKVLGVVKAYTTRVGEGPFTSELFDKMGEYLREKGGEYGATTGRPRRCGWFDAVIVRHSVRVSGIKHLILTKLDCMEDIDTIKICVAYKYKGKIYKEMPASRTVQSGCKPVYEDMPGFKGKVKGITDFKKLPKNAQKYIKRLEELVGAKIDLISLGRKREETIEVTTGVEWF; from the coding sequence ATGGCTACTTTAGTCGTTATAGGAACCCAGTGGGGAGATGAAGGGAAAGGAAAAGTCGTACATTATCTTGCAAAGCAAGCGGATTATATTGTCCGTTACCAAGGCGGCAATAATGCCGGCCACACCCTAATTTATGAAAACAAACCATTTGTTCTGCATTTGATACCTTCAGGAATATTGTTTCCGAAAAAAATGTGTTTAATCACAAATGGTGTCGTAGTAGATCCAAGATCTCTAAAAGAAGAGATTGCTCTTTTGAGCAAGAAAAAGATATCACTAAAAGGTAGATTTTTCATAAGCGAACTTGCACATGTAATTCTTCCTTACCATAAACTTATCGATGGAATTCTTGAACAAGGAAACGTTAAAATAGGAACCACCAGAAGAGGCATAGGGCCTGCATACGCCGATAAAGTAAAAAGAATAGGCATAAGAATAGCTGATTATGTTGAAAAAGATGTTTTTGAAGATTTGCTTGAAAAAAATCTAATTGAAAAAGCTCCAATTCTTGAAAAAAGCGGAGTGAATGTAAAGAAGCTTAAAAATGATATATTAAGGGACAATAAAGAGTTGTCAAAATTTTTAAAACCTTTTATCACCGACACAAGTCTTATGCTTGACACTGCGATTAAAAAAAATAAGAAAATTCTTTTTGAAAGCGCTCAAGGGACATTGCTTGATCTTGATTTCGGAACATATCCTTTTGTGACTTCGTCAAACCCAATCGCCGGAGGAGTAGGTACTGGAGCTGGAATAGGACCGAGTAATATAGATAAAGTGCTGGGAGTAGTGAAAGCCTACACTACAAGAGTCGGAGAAGGACCTTTTACTTCTGAACTTTTTGATAAGATGGGTGAATATTTAAGAGAAAAAGGGGGGGAATACGGAGCGACTACCGGCAGACCACGCAGATGCGGCTGGTTTGACGCCGTCATAGTACGTCACAGCGTGAGAGTAAGCGGCATAAAACATCTTATTCTTACGAAACTCGATTGTATGGAAGATATAGATACCATTAAAATATGCGTTGCCTACAAATATAAAGGCAAAATATATAAAGAAATGCCAGCGTCAAGAACAGTCCAGTCGGGTTGTAAGCCGGTTTACGAAGATATGCCGGGATTTAAAGGAAAAGTAAAAGGCATCACCGACTTTAAAAAGCTTCCGAAAAATGCTCAGAAGTATATTAAACGCTTAGAAGAGCTTGTGGGAGCGAAGATAGATTTAATATCTCTTGGAAGAAAGAGGGAAGAAACGATAGAAGTAACAACAGGTGTAGAATGGTTTTAA
- a CDS encoding MFS transporter, whose protein sequence is MFKHSGISIDDMNKQTKPKLWTSDFIFASIANFLLFFSFYLLMPTLPFYLTNFFHVTNSQAGLIISGYIACAILIRPFSGFIADSFDRKTVYIISYFAFIAFFAGYIAATALIFFIIIRAVHGFAFGAATTTNNTVVIDIMPFSRQGEGIGYFGLSSTLAMAIGPVMGLIIYDRFPFVMLFYGALISGTIGCIFVLAVKVPVNVCPKVKETVSFDRFFLIKGFPLGINFLLLGIPYGMITTYIAMYGRYNGITGGNGTFFAVCAAGLLFSRVFSGKQIDKGRIIQVITAGTFTASTSLLCLFFVDKIHIFQSTLYYFSALIIGLSYGMLFPAFNFMFVNLAEKNRRATANSTYLTSWDIGIAIGVIIGGKIIDIAAISSIYAVGSLIALAACIYFLTVSTGYFNRKKLR, encoded by the coding sequence ATGTTTAAACATTCGGGTATTTCTATAGACGACATGAATAAACAGACAAAACCAAAACTTTGGACTTCCGATTTTATTTTTGCAAGCATCGCAAATTTTTTGCTTTTCTTTTCATTTTATCTGCTTATGCCAACACTGCCGTTTTATTTGACAAATTTTTTCCACGTTACAAATTCGCAGGCAGGGCTAATTATCTCTGGATATATAGCCTGCGCTATTTTAATAAGACCATTTTCCGGTTTTATTGCCGATTCTTTTGACAGAAAAACAGTATATATCATCTCATATTTTGCATTTATTGCTTTTTTTGCAGGCTACATAGCGGCAACAGCTTTAATCTTTTTTATAATCATAAGGGCAGTACATGGTTTTGCTTTTGGCGCGGCAACAACTACAAACAATACAGTAGTTATCGACATTATGCCTTTTTCACGTCAGGGAGAAGGAATAGGCTATTTCGGTCTTTCAAGCACGCTTGCAATGGCAATAGGACCTGTAATGGGACTCATAATCTACGACAGATTTCCATTTGTCATGCTTTTTTACGGAGCTCTTATTTCAGGAACTATCGGCTGTATTTTTGTTTTAGCAGTAAAAGTTCCCGTAAATGTCTGTCCGAAAGTAAAGGAAACTGTATCGTTTGACAGATTTTTTCTTATAAAAGGTTTTCCACTTGGAATAAACTTTTTATTGCTTGGAATACCTTACGGAATGATAACCACATATATAGCCATGTACGGAAGATATAACGGCATAACAGGAGGTAACGGAACTTTTTTTGCCGTTTGCGCGGCAGGGCTTTTATTTTCCAGAGTTTTTTCCGGAAAACAAATAGATAAAGGCAGAATAATTCAGGTCATAACGGCTGGAACTTTTACAGCTTCCACGTCTTTACTTTGTCTATTTTTCGTAGATAAGATTCACATATTTCAATCAACGCTGTATTATTTTTCGGCGCTTATAATAGGTTTATCTTATGGAATGTTGTTTCCTGCTTTTAATTTTATGTTTGTCAACCTCGCAGAGAAAAACAGAAGAGCTACCGCAAATTCTACATACCTTACAAGCTGGGATATCGGCATTGCCATAGGGGTAATTATAGGAGGAAAAATTATAGATATAGCAGCAATATCGTCCATTTATGCTGTAGGTTCTCTGATAGCATTAGCCGCCTGCATATACTTTCTAACGGTTTCTACCGGATATTTCAACAGAAAAAAACTGCGCTGA